The following proteins are co-located in the Plasmodium brasilianum strain Bolivian I chromosome 11, whole genome shotgun sequence genome:
- a CDS encoding bifunctional methylenetetrahydrofolate dehydrogenase/cyclohydrolase, whose product MSCICLNGHYVAEKIDQLVFQRIAHEKKKKADKNNTLSKRKKLFIIYSNHVTTYSYLYIILKKSIYLNADIIFALVKVHRNFNQIRLTKLIEKINKRGESTSLLILSPLCHHINKCFVSRFIQEGKDIDASSYEAILRLLRVSRKCVIPPLTRPEEAPCETMGTTVAVSTTTVAVRSGFVQPLFYVARIVQNFYVHFLGYLLQFLLAICYTLMIKKEECISVKLIASALMNNSRNVKLGKTERSKDISAAQYNYYERSYIINNNGSTSHSSSSSHSSSASHSSSASHSTSTSNYSSKNRNRSKNRNRSKNRNRSKNRNSSKNHNSNNDSPCKNCPNEGDELIYGYLKDTIRYNIPCCIHSVLLFIKYYNIHIQNKNIIILNNNINIFMTLFILFFRKDISTTVYDPISGDILCTYNKKEGGNNFFFKINKKKLYIKDENDLKYNFSIFVNYYITRGMKYTQCSKLNMLVEKNMKKKIIKNADIIIIGVGCFNILKKDYIKQNAIILDLGINLVPYHHNDNRDNDKMKENSTAGVKRRGMNNSTYHLDTSFVTIRKNKYKLRKYARRNLRGSESATQNDNKSIVEAANTKGEKTNFYLVQKKVRPFMVRTCVFPLRILFFFKNRKKKKKKKKNIMNYLPNALLLKDNKSKQNFVASLAKFLHKYEIIGDADMGCKKKCSLISSVPGGLGPITTSMLFYNLYFKRKMEKGRSGRSGRSGRGRRGDA is encoded by the coding sequence ATGAGttgtatatgtttaaatgGGCACTACGTGGCTGAAAAAATTGACCAGCTGGTTTTCCAAAGAATAGCACAtgagaagaagaaaaaagcaGATAAGAATAATACATTGTCGAAAAGAAAGAAGTTGTTTATCATTTACTCAAACCATGTAACAacatattcttatttatatataatattaaagaaaagcatttatttaaatgcagatataatttttgcaCTTGTAAAGGTTCACAGAAATTTTAACCAAATCAGATTAACAAAAttgatagaaaaaataaacaaaagaGGAGAAAGTACATCACTGCTTATTTTATCTCCATTATGTCATCATATAAATAAGTGTTTTGTATCTAGGTTTATACAAGAAGGGAAGGATATAGACGCTTCCAGTTATGAAGCTATTTTAAGACTGCTCAGGGTAAGTAGGAAATGTGTTATTCCCCCTCTGACTAGGCCAGAAGAAGCTCCCTGTGAAACGATGGGAACTACCGTTGCAGTTTCCACCACTACTGTTGCTGTTAGAAGTGGCTTCGTACAGCCCTTGTTTTATGTAGCAAGAATTGTGCAGAATTTTTACGTACATTTTTTGGGTTATCTTTTACAGTTTCTCTTGGCTATCTGCTATACTTTGATGATAAAGAAGGAAGAGTGTATCTCGGTAAAATTAATAGCAAGTGCTCTAATGAATAACAGCCGAAATGTTAAACTGGGAAAAACGGAAAGGTCCAAGGACATAAGTGCTGCCCAGTATAATTACTACGAAAGATCatacattattaataataatggtagTACCAGTCATAGCAGTAGTTCCAGTCATAGCAGTAGTGCTAGTCATAGCAGTAGTGCTAGTCATAGCACTAGTACCAGTAATTACAGTAGTAAAAATCGTAACAGAAGTAAAAATCGTAACAGAAGTAAAAATCGTAACAGAAGTAAAAATCGTAACAGTAGTAAAAAtcataacagtaataatgaCAGCCCTTGTAAGAATTGTCCGAACGAAGGAgatgaattaatatatggTTACTTGAAAGATACCATTAGGTACAACATTCCTTGCTGCATCCACTCTGTCCTTTTGTTCATCAAGTActataatattcatattcaaaataagaacataataattcttaacaataacataaatattttcatgacattatttattttgtttttccgaAAGGACATATCAACCACTGTTTATGATCCAATAAGTGGGGATAtattatgtacgtataataaaaaggaaggaggaaataattttttctttaaaataaataaaaagaaattatatataaaagacgAAAATGatcttaaatataatttttccatttttgtcaattattatataacaagAGGTATGAAGTACACACAATGTAGTAAGCTAAATATGTTAGTtgagaaaaatatgaaaaaaaaaataattaaaaatgcggatattataataattggtGTTGGCTGCTTtaacattttgaaaaaggATTATATAAAACAGAATGCTATTATTCTGGATCTAGGTATTAACTTAGTACCCTATCATCACAATGATAATAGAGACAATGACAAAATGAAGGAAAACTCAACTGCGGGTGTCAAGAGGAGAGGAATGAACAACAGTACATATCATTTAGATACATCCTTTGTTacaataaggaaaaataaatacaaactACGAAAGTATGCACGCAGAAATTTAAGAGGAAGTGAAAGTGCTACGCAGaatgataataaaagtatAGTGGAAGCTGCTAACACAAAGGGGGAAAAAACTAATTTTTATCTTGTCCAAAAAAAAGTGCGACCTTTTATGGTAAGAACATGTGTGTTCCCTCTAcgcatactttttttttttaaaaataggaaaaaaaaaaaaaaaaaaaaaaaaaatataatgaactACTTACCTAATGCTCTACTTTTAAAAGACAATAAATCGAAGCAAAATTTTGTTGCTAGTTTAGCAAAATTTTTACAcaaatatgaaattattgGTGATGCTGATATGGGATGTAAAAAGAAGTGCTCTCTGATTTCGAGCGTTCCAGGAGGATTAGGTCCCATCACCACATCTATgttgttttataatttatattttaaaaggaaaatggaaaagggaagaagtggaagaagtggaagaagtGGAAGGGGGAGGAGGGGCGACGCATGA
- a CDS encoding TPH domain-containing protein has protein sequence MEHWGEKEKVKEKIKEKVKEKVKEKIKEKVKEKVKEKVKEKVKDKVKEKIKEKVKEKVKEKIKEKVKVKVKEKVKEKVKEKVKEKVKKSLFFSSNSSSNGNSSNSSSNGNSSNSSSNGNSSNSSSNGNSSNSSSNGNSSNSSSSGNNSNSSSNGNNSNSSSNGNNSNSSSNGNNSNSSSNSNNNNCFFLSRNTQKITA, from the exons ATGGAACATTGGGGT gaaaaagagaaagtaaaagagaaaataaaagagaagGTAAAAGAGAAagtaaaagagaaaataaaagagaaagtAAAAGAGAAAGTAAAAGAGAAAGTAAAAGAGAAAGTAAAAGATAAagtaaaagagaaaataaaagagaaagtAAAAGAGAAagtaaaagagaaaataaaagagaaagtaaaagtaaaagtaaaagagaaagtaaaagaaaaagtaaaagagaAAGTAAAAGAGAAAGTAAAGAAGAGTTTATTCTTTTCGAG taatagcagtagtaatggcaatagtagtaatagcagtagtaatggcaatagtagtaatagcagtagtaatggcaatagtagtaatagcagtagtaatggcaatagtagtaatagcagtagtaatggcaatagtagtaatagcagtagtagtggcaataatagtaatagcagtagtaatggcaataatagtaatagcagtagtaatggcaataatagtaatagcagtagtaatggcaataatagtaatagcagtagtaatagcaataataataattgtttttttctctcAAGGAACAC gCAAAAGATTACGGCTTAA